One segment of Streptomyces sp. XD-27 DNA contains the following:
- a CDS encoding MFS transporter, translated as MVGQAVLSAPGGGAETGAVEPGPAAEERRGRRNTVVLLAFTAITNLADGVTKIALPLLAARETGSPTLVAAVSLTLSLPWLLVALHVGVLVDRCDRRRLLWAADATRLLAVGALFWAATGDRLSIPFLCVGGALLGVAEVVALTAAGAAIPSLVPPAGRERANAWIAGAETVCNEFCGPFVGGLLLAAGAGFALGMTWASYLASSLLLLLLVGRFRAVRRQPEQGRAPEQGWAESGGGDGDGRSVHRDIAAGLRFVWRQRLLRTMSFILTVLCACWGGWLALMPLYATTTMGLTAREYGTVLSALGLGGLMGAVVVTRLNRCLGRRRVMFADLIGTLAMMALPALTTDLWAVALATFAGGMGGTLWSVNARTLSQQLVPDHMLGRTNAVSRLFSWGAMPVGAGAIGVLAEWLGPRPAFLVFAVAVAATVPFFLRVPIPGPADRHPGQPLSKMSRNSNSTVKTGH; from the coding sequence ATGGTCGGACAGGCCGTGCTCTCCGCGCCGGGAGGCGGCGCGGAGACGGGTGCCGTCGAGCCGGGCCCGGCCGCCGAGGAGCGGCGCGGCAGGCGCAACACCGTGGTCCTGCTGGCGTTCACCGCGATCACCAACCTCGCGGACGGCGTCACCAAGATCGCCCTGCCGCTGCTGGCGGCCCGGGAGACCGGGTCGCCGACCCTGGTGGCGGCGGTATCGCTCACCTTGTCGCTGCCCTGGCTGCTGGTCGCCCTGCATGTCGGCGTCCTGGTCGACCGGTGCGACCGCCGTCGGCTGCTGTGGGCCGCCGACGCGACGCGGCTGCTCGCGGTGGGCGCGTTGTTCTGGGCCGCCACGGGGGATCGGCTGTCCATACCGTTCCTTTGTGTGGGTGGCGCGCTCCTCGGCGTCGCGGAGGTCGTCGCTCTCACCGCGGCCGGCGCCGCGATCCCTTCCCTGGTTCCGCCCGCCGGACGGGAGCGTGCCAACGCGTGGATCGCCGGGGCGGAGACGGTCTGCAACGAGTTCTGCGGACCGTTCGTGGGCGGACTGCTGCTCGCGGCAGGGGCGGGCTTCGCCCTCGGTATGACGTGGGCGTCCTACCTCGCGTCCTCACTGCTGCTTCTGCTGCTGGTGGGCCGGTTCCGGGCGGTGCGACGGCAGCCCGAACAGGGGCGGGCTCCCGAACAGGGCTGGGCTGAGAGCGGGGGTGGCGACGGCGATGGCCGGTCGGTCCACCGGGACATCGCCGCGGGGCTGCGTTTCGTATGGCGGCAGCGGCTGCTGCGTACGATGTCGTTCATCCTCACGGTCCTGTGCGCCTGCTGGGGCGGGTGGCTGGCGCTGATGCCGCTGTACGCCACCACGACCATGGGGCTGACGGCGCGTGAGTACGGCACCGTCCTGAGCGCGCTCGGCCTCGGCGGCCTCATGGGCGCCGTCGTCGTCACCCGGCTCAACCGGTGCCTGGGGCGCCGCCGGGTGATGTTCGCCGATCTGATCGGCACCCTGGCGATGATGGCTCTGCCCGCCCTCACCACCGACTTGTGGGCCGTCGCCTTGGCCACGTTCGCTGGCGGGATGGGCGGCACCCTGTGGTCGGTCAACGCCCGCACCCTCAGCCAGCAGCTGGTTCCCGACCACATGCTCGGCCGCACCAACGCGGTCAGCCGCCTCTTCAGCTGGGGCGCCATGCCGGTCGGGGCGGGAGCGATCGGCGTCCTGGCCGAGTGGCTCGGCCCGCGACCGGCGTTCCTGGTCTTCGCGGTCGCGGTGGCCGCCACCGTCCCGTTCTTCCTGCGGGTGCCGATACCGGGCCCGGCGGACCGCCATCCCGGTCAGCCGTTATCGAAGATGTCGCGCAACTCCAACTCGACTGTCAAAACCGGCCATTAA
- a CDS encoding RNA-guided endonuclease TnpB family protein, whose translation MQLRYGFRMYPNGPQRAELARAFGCARVVYNDALRAREAAREQRLPFPKTGDLSKQLITDAKNTPQRAWLGEVSAVVLQQSLRDLDTAYRNFFDGLKGKRPRMGAPRYKSRKDTRQAVRFTANARWKITPGGKLSLPKIGDVRVKWSRTLPSTPSTVTVIKDSAGRYFASFVVETGPEEVLPQAAHEVGIDLGLGHFAVLSDGTKINSPRCLRRAEKQLKKAQRALSRKEKGSKNRDKARHRVARGHARVADARREFHHQLSTKLIRENQAVAVEDLAVKGLARTRLAKSVHDAGWSAFVAMLEYKAARYGRTFVRIGRFEPTSQVCSVCGVQDGPKPLHVRVWTCGACGAVLDRDINAAVNVAKAAGLAVSARGAQVRPGSSIPAQRSEAGTHPKLPTSFARWEQAGTSGL comes from the coding sequence GTGCAGCTTCGGTACGGCTTCCGCATGTACCCGAATGGGCCTCAGCGCGCTGAGCTGGCACGGGCGTTCGGGTGTGCGCGGGTGGTCTACAACGACGCCCTGAGGGCGCGGGAGGCCGCCCGCGAGCAGAGGCTGCCGTTCCCGAAGACCGGGGACCTGTCCAAGCAGCTCATCACCGACGCGAAGAACACCCCGCAACGGGCCTGGCTCGGCGAGGTGTCCGCCGTCGTCCTTCAGCAGTCCCTCAGGGATCTGGATACGGCGTACCGGAACTTCTTCGACGGCCTGAAGGGCAAGCGTCCCCGCATGGGCGCACCCCGGTACAAGTCACGGAAGGACACCCGCCAGGCGGTACGGTTCACCGCGAACGCCCGATGGAAGATCACGCCGGGCGGCAAGCTGTCCCTGCCGAAGATCGGCGACGTGCGGGTGAAGTGGTCACGTACCCTGCCCTCGACACCGTCCACGGTGACGGTGATCAAGGACAGCGCAGGGCGGTACTTCGCCTCCTTCGTCGTGGAGACCGGCCCGGAGGAAGTCCTGCCGCAGGCGGCTCACGAGGTGGGCATCGACCTGGGTCTCGGGCACTTCGCGGTCCTGTCGGACGGGACGAAGATCAACTCTCCGCGCTGTTTGCGCCGGGCGGAGAAGCAGCTCAAGAAGGCGCAGCGCGCCCTGTCCCGCAAGGAGAAGGGCAGCAAGAACCGCGATAAGGCCCGGCATCGGGTCGCCCGCGGGCATGCGCGAGTGGCCGACGCGCGGCGCGAGTTCCACCACCAGCTCTCCACGAAGCTGATCCGCGAGAACCAAGCGGTTGCCGTGGAGGACCTGGCGGTGAAGGGACTCGCCCGCACGCGCCTGGCCAAGTCCGTGCACGACGCCGGATGGTCGGCGTTCGTGGCCATGCTGGAGTACAAGGCCGCACGGTATGGACGCACCTTCGTGCGCATCGGCCGGTTCGAGCCCACCAGTCAGGTGTGCTCGGTGTGCGGCGTGCAGGACGGCCCCAAGCCCCTGCACGTGCGCGTCTGGACGTGCGGAGCCTGCGGGGCCGTCCTGGACCGGGACATCAACGCGGCGGTCAACGTCGCCAAGGCGGCCGGACTGGCCGTGTCTGCCCGTGGAGCGCAGGTAAGACCGGGATCTTCGATCCCGGCGCAGCGCAGCGAAGCGGGAACCCACCCGAAGCTCCCCACCTCCTTCGCACGGTGGGAGCAGGCGGGAACCTCTGGCCTTTAG
- a CDS encoding TetR/AcrR family transcriptional regulator: MTATPQTPPPASKRPRRTPAPEERKIDAERSRRLLLEAAKDEFSAKGFAGARVQDIADRAGLNKQLINYYFGGKEGLYEEIGRQWLAEEATFNDPALPLEDVVAAYLRHSLADPRGLRLSVWDALTGGTAQEGAPEDPSDVSDVSDVRRRQAAGELADDLDPAAMLLLFMGAVAAPIVMPHVVRRAFGVEPDSPEFHERYAEQLRRVIRHLA; encoded by the coding sequence GTGACCGCAACGCCCCAGACGCCGCCGCCCGCCTCGAAGCGGCCCCGTCGTACGCCCGCACCCGAGGAACGCAAGATCGACGCCGAGCGCTCCCGGCGGCTGCTGCTGGAGGCGGCCAAGGACGAGTTCTCGGCCAAGGGGTTCGCGGGCGCCCGCGTCCAGGACATCGCCGATCGCGCCGGGCTCAACAAGCAGCTGATCAACTACTACTTCGGCGGCAAGGAGGGGCTGTACGAGGAGATCGGCCGCCAGTGGCTGGCGGAGGAGGCGACCTTCAACGACCCGGCCCTCCCCCTGGAGGACGTGGTGGCGGCCTACCTCCGGCACTCCTTGGCCGACCCCCGCGGCCTCCGCCTGTCCGTCTGGGACGCGCTCACCGGCGGCACGGCGCAGGAGGGGGCCCCGGAGGACCCGTCGGACGTGTCCGACGTCTCGGATGTGCGGCGGCGGCAGGCGGCGGGCGAGCTGGCCGACGACCTCGACCCGGCCGCCATGCTGCTGCTGTTCATGGGCGCCGTCGCGGCCCCGATCGTGATGCCGCACGTGGTCCGCCGGGCCTTCGGGGTGGAGCCGGACTCACCGGAGTTCCACGAGCGCTACGCGGAGCAGCTCCGGCGCGTCATCCGCCACCTGGCCTGA
- a CDS encoding NAD(P)H-binding protein has translation MIVVTGATGKVGRYVVRELAGAGAKVCALSRDPESAQVPAGVQVARTGDLPMCDVQAVFLNPAVIWAEGPGAFLRQAAWHGVRRVVTLSSSAVLDAGPGNPIGTHHRELERAIEESGLEWTHVRPGAFASNAGQWAAQIRAGDVIHGPYAEAAQAPVHEADIAAVAARALLSDELVGCAPVLSGPQSLTFAEQVRVIGEAIGRPLRYAEIPPEAARERMTDGGHMTAEIADSLLRMFAGTVGRPAEISAETERITGRPARTFAEWCAEHAPRLFA, from the coding sequence ATGATCGTGGTGACCGGAGCCACCGGGAAGGTCGGCCGGTACGTGGTGCGCGAGCTCGCCGGGGCGGGTGCGAAGGTGTGCGCCCTCAGCCGGGACCCGGAGTCGGCCCAGGTGCCCGCCGGGGTGCAGGTGGCGCGCACCGGCGACCTGCCCATGTGCGACGTCCAGGCTGTCTTCCTCAACCCGGCGGTGATCTGGGCGGAGGGCCCCGGGGCCTTCCTGCGCCAGGCCGCCTGGCACGGGGTGCGCCGCGTGGTCACCCTCTCCTCGTCCGCCGTCCTCGACGCCGGGCCCGGCAACCCCATCGGCACCCACCACCGGGAGCTGGAACGCGCCATCGAGGAGTCCGGGCTGGAGTGGACCCACGTCAGGCCCGGGGCGTTCGCGTCCAACGCGGGTCAGTGGGCCGCGCAGATACGGGCGGGGGACGTGATCCACGGCCCGTACGCCGAGGCCGCGCAGGCCCCGGTGCACGAGGCGGACATCGCCGCGGTCGCCGCCCGGGCCCTGCTCTCCGACGAGCTCGTCGGCTGCGCGCCGGTGCTGAGCGGGCCGCAGTCGCTGACCTTCGCCGAGCAGGTGCGGGTGATCGGCGAGGCGATCGGCCGTCCGCTGCGGTACGCGGAGATCCCGCCGGAGGCGGCGCGCGAGCGGATGACGGACGGCGGCCATATGACGGCGGAGATCGCGGACTCGCTGCTGCGGATGTTCGCGGGGACGGTCGGCCGCCCCGCCGAGATCTCCGCGGAGACCGAGCGGATCACCGGCCGCCCGGCCCGCACGTTCGCCGAGTGGTGCGCGGAGCACGCCCCGCGGCTCTTCGCCTGA
- a CDS encoding NADP-dependent oxidoreductase, translating to MSETMRAVSPRAWGAPEVLAPIEVDRPEPGLTEILVRVRAAGVNPVDWKVRANGPIGPVGAPPILGYDVSGTVEAVGPGVTLFAPGDEVFGMPRFPEQAGGYAEFVTAPARRFVRKPVGVDHVQAAALPLAALTAWQSLVDTAGLRAGQRVLIHAAAGGVGHLAVQIAKARGAYVIGTARAEKHDFLRGLGADEVVDYTRVDFTETVRDVDVVLDAFGGDYGTRSLGVLRRGGHLVTLPSPDDLPAAAEAEAAGVHSGWTVVEPDSAGLRAIAQLVAEGKLRAEVDTVLPLDEAAKAHAYGELGRTRGKIVLTVG from the coding sequence ATGAGCGAGACGATGCGCGCTGTCAGCCCCCGCGCCTGGGGCGCCCCCGAGGTCCTGGCTCCGATCGAGGTGGACCGCCCCGAGCCGGGCCTGACGGAGATCCTCGTCCGGGTCCGTGCCGCGGGCGTGAACCCGGTCGACTGGAAAGTCCGTGCCAACGGGCCCATCGGGCCCGTCGGCGCACCCCCGATCCTCGGCTACGACGTCTCCGGCACCGTCGAGGCCGTCGGCCCCGGCGTGACCCTCTTCGCACCCGGCGACGAGGTCTTCGGCATGCCGCGCTTCCCGGAACAGGCGGGCGGCTACGCCGAGTTCGTCACCGCCCCCGCCCGGCGCTTCGTCCGCAAGCCGGTCGGCGTCGACCACGTCCAGGCCGCCGCGCTGCCGCTGGCCGCGCTCACCGCCTGGCAGTCCCTGGTCGACACAGCCGGGCTGCGGGCCGGGCAGCGGGTGCTGATCCACGCGGCCGCGGGCGGCGTCGGCCACCTCGCCGTGCAGATCGCCAAGGCACGGGGCGCCTATGTCATCGGGACGGCCCGCGCCGAGAAGCACGACTTCCTGCGGGGGCTCGGCGCCGACGAGGTCGTCGACTACACGCGGGTGGACTTCACCGAGACGGTGCGGGACGTGGACGTCGTCCTGGACGCGTTCGGCGGCGACTACGGAACGCGCTCCCTCGGCGTGCTGCGCCGCGGCGGCCACCTGGTGACGCTGCCCTCACCGGACGACCTCCCGGCCGCGGCAGAGGCCGAGGCGGCCGGGGTGCACTCCGGCTGGACCGTGGTCGAGCCGGACTCGGCGGGGCTGCGGGCGATCGCCCAGCTGGTGGCGGAGGGGAAGCTGCGCGCCGAGGTCGACACGGTGCTGCCGCTGGACGAGGCCGCCAAGGCCCACGCGTACGGAGAGCTGGGCCGGACCCGGGGCAAGATCGTCCTCACTGTCGGCTGA